The genomic stretch GGACTCGCAAGAGCATCCAGAAGATGTGGGATCCTGTTGCTTATGCCCTGGGATTCATCGACTGTGATAATATTAGTGCACGCTGTATGCTCACTATATTTTCACTTTTTGCTACTAAAACCGAGGCCTCCCTACTTCGCATGCTTAAAGGTTCTCCAGATGTTTATTTGAGTGGTCCTATCAAAGACTATATCTTGGCAAAGGGTGGCAGGTGACCACAAATACATCCTGGTTGTTATATATGTACCTACAGTTCTTGGGTTGGTTGACagattaatttctttttattgtttcccaTCTTAGGTTCCATATGAGGTGGGGATGCAGAGAAATCCTATACGATAAAGCTGCTGATGGAAGTGTATATGTAAAGGGGCTTGCCATGTCCAAGGTTCACACATCTATTCAGACAATTTATTTCACCCTGTCCTAACTTGTTTGTGTGAGTATATAGTACTCGCCCGTCTTGATTTCTAATTAACTTGTCTTTCATAATTCAGGCTACTCAAAAGCAAATCATAAAAGCTGATGTATATGTAGCAGGTCAGTGGGCATGAACATGCCATTATTTcgcttttctcttttttcttcttgCTGGATAAACTCCGGAACCTTTTGTGATTGCAGCTTGTGATATCCCCGGAATTAAAAGGTTACTTCCCCAAAGCTGGAGGGACTCGAAATTCTTTgacaatatttataaattggtGGGAGTACCCGTTGTTACAGTGCAACTGCGATATAATGGTTGGGTAACGGAGCTAAGGGACTTGGAACGTTCAAGGTGAGCGTTATCTATCATCTGCTTCTACGGCAAGCGTAGTTTCTTTTCTTCAAATATCTTCAGTTTTTCTGTCAAACTATTAACTCTAAGATGTTCAGGCAATTGTGGCAAGCTGCAGGTCTGGACAACCTACTTTACACTCCGGATGCAGATTTCTCATGTTTTGCAGACCTTGCCCTCTCGTCACCAGAGAATTATTACCTCGAGGGCCAAGGCTCCTTGCTTCAGTAAGAGAATGCTACTTACCTTGAGTTGTCTCTTTCCTGTATGGTTTCTGCATTGGCTCACTATGTTGTCTGTTAATAGATGTGTACTAACTCCTGGGGACCCTTACATGCGTCTACCGAATGAGGAAATCATACGGAGAGTGTCAAAGCAGGTAGGCTGCCTACTTTTCCACTGCTTGGCTCTTTTGAGAAATGCTACTAGTCTAGTAGATGAAACCATTGACTATTGGGAGGTAAAAGTGCTATGTTTTTAGCAACTGGTTTATGATTTTTCACTGGCAACTAAGGTGACATCTCCAAACTCTGATTATACTTATTTTTAGGCTTTTAACCTCTCAATTGTCTTTTATGCTTTATGAAGCTTTTGGCAAGCCATGACCAATATTTGTTATCATGTTGCCCCTGCTGATAATGATTTGTTGATATCAGGTTTTGGAGCTCTTCCCATCTTCACAAGGTCTGGAGGTTACCTGGTCGTCCGTTGTAAAAATTGCACAGTCGTTGTATCGAGAAGGGCCAGGTAAGGATCCATTTAGACCAGACCAGAAGACACCAATCAAGAACTTCTTCCTGGCTGGCTCCTACACTAAACAGGTTAGCCTCATTCGTTCTACAATTCGGTTATATATACATGCTACTGCTAGATAAATTTGGCATTTTCAAGCTAGTTCAGTTAACGAGGCTGCTCAAGAGCTAGCTAGTGTTGAGCTTAAGGTTTTCACATAATCCAGATGCGAGTTGTTTGGCTTGTTTACAATCATAGTTTTGATGGATCTGATATTGTGTAACAGGATTACATCGATAGCATGGAAGGAGCAACACTGTCGGGTAGACAAGCTTCGGCCTACATATGCGACGCAGGAGAAGAGCTGGTGGCTCTACGGAATGCTCTTGCCGTCACATTGGAGGAGTTAACACTTGTCTGAACTCCCCCATAATTACCACCATTTTGCTAATGGACCAGAGTTGAatggtttttatttatttttatggcaTTGGGTTGAAGAATCCAAGGTTCCTACCTCAATATATACTTCTTCTTTATTACTTTTAACGCTTTCCAATTTAGCCATGTAtggttgccaggattctgtctgggaaagtaatttgattacttaaattttaaattcctgtgtttgtttcgatttttaatcaaactgggaaagtaatcagaatcctgagaacaaggaaagttagtacaactttccaggattctaaatcctaacttttcttaggtattctttttctcaattttaggattcttacatatttaatgcaatatattattattattattattattattattattaattacagtattttaaaaataatttaaaattataaatcatacttaatttcaatataataaataactataattaaaacta from Salvia splendens isolate huo1 chromosome 4, SspV2, whole genome shotgun sequence encodes the following:
- the LOC121797720 gene encoding zeta-carotene desaturase, chloroplastic/chromoplastic-like; translation: MAASSASLCPPANGNRSCFRIGSSAKQLNRVRRVTIRSDLDSNVSDMRTNAPKGLFPPEPEHYRGPKLKVAIIGAGLAGMSTAVELLDQGHEVDIYDSRSFIGGKVGSYVDKKGNHIEMGLHVFFGCYNNLFRLLKKVGGEKNLLVKDHTHTFVNKGGEIGELDFRLPIGAPLHGISAFLTTNQLEPYDKARNALALALSPVVRALVDPDGAMRDIRDLDNISFSDWFMSKGGTRKSIQKMWDPVAYALGFIDCDNISARCMLTIFSLFATKTEASLLRMLKGSPDVYLSGPIKDYILAKGGRFHMRWGCREILYDKAADGSVYVKGLAMSKATQKQIIKADVYVAACDIPGIKRLLPQSWRDSKFFDNIYKLVGVPVVTVQLRYNGWVTELRDLERSRQLWQAAGLDNLLYTPDADFSCFADLALSSPENYYLEGQGSLLQCVLTPGDPYMRLPNEEIIRRVSKQVLELFPSSQGLEVTWSSVVKIAQSLYREGPGKDPFRPDQKTPIKNFFLAGSYTKQDYIDSMEGATLSGRQASAYICDAGEELVALRNALAVTLEELTLV